TGCTGGAATAAAACTGGCTGCTGGAGTATGCGCCGACACCAAAGGATAGCGACTGCGACGTGCCAAGATTTGGATCGTTGTTCGCGCGATAGGAGATGCGGCCCTCGTATCCCGGGCGGCGTGAGGCTTCGACTGGGCTGTCAAGTTGGATGGCCGTGTAGCCGGGAGATTGCGGATCGATGAAGCCACCTTCGAAGGCTATAGCATGGCTTGAAAATGGGACGCGCTGTTCGACACGAAGCTGTGGAGACCAGGTCCAGAGGTTTCCGGAGCCCGACAGCGCGGGTTGCGCGACAGTGGCGTAGGAGGTTGGCGACAGCGGCGAGATGAACGGCCCGGAGAAGCTGGCTTCAACGGTGGTGTTCTGCCAATCGAGAGCGGCCCGCGCCTGGCGCATACGCATGACGCCGGCGGTGGAGTTGTAGCCGTAGATGTTGGATGCGGACCCGCCGAAGAAGTCTGCGCTAATCGCTGCTGTGCTGCGCGCGCCTGCTAGTTCGGGACCGGCTGCTTGCAAAGTAAGGAGAGTCTGACGAAGTGTGGCGCCTGCGCTGCCGTGCGACCCGCCTGGAAAGCGGGGCAACGCCAGTGTGGGAAGCTCGACGTTATCGACGACTCCCGCGTTCGAAAACGCGTTGAACAGCGCCAATCCGGTTATGCGCACGGGATACTTCGAGACGGTCTCGACTTTTGTCTGGTCGTGCTGCTTGATCTCAGCCTGCATCGCTTGTTGCTCTTCGCGGATGGACTCGAGATCGCTCTTTTGCGGAGTGGCGCTGACAGTTGCGGTCTCGGCTGGGGGCTCCACTGAATTGGCAGGGATTTGCGCATGCAGAGATTGCAGTTGCGCGCGAAGCTGCTGGACCTCTGCCAATGATTTCTCAAGCACCTGCTGGGTCTGGGTGAGCGTGATGGTCACTTCGTTGAGACGCTGTTCGACTTCGGCGAGACGTTGCGCGTCAGGAGACGCTGTTGCCTGAGTCTGCTGCAGTTGCGCAAAGAGACACGTACCGCTAACAGCGAACAAAAGATTAGATGCGATGATTCGAATGACGACAGGACGAAGGGAACGAATCCGCGCGAGATGTATCGGATGATTCATGGCTGCTCAAATTCAGGCTTGGTTTCGGTGCTGCCAGCAGTGCCTGTCTGCTCGTTGAGGTTGTTGATCGTCGCAAGCTTCGGCGTCAAGCGGCCGAGTGCATCGAGGGCTTGTTTGAAGAGGACGATACTGAAGATTGTTCTGCCGGGTTGTGACTCTTCCAGCTTCACTTCTCCGCCGTGTTCCTGGGCGATGTGCTGTGCGAGAGTGAGTCCGAGGCCGACGCCGTTCTCTTTTCCTGCGCTGATGAATGGTTGGAAGAGAGTTTGACGAATTGCATTGTCTACGCCTGGACCCGAGTCTGTGATGCTGATGCGAATAGTCTTGTCGTCTTCTGAGATGCCGACCAAAACTAAAGGAGGGTCGGATCCGGCGCGCGCGGCCTGACATGCGTTTAGTAGCAGGTTATAAATGGCGCGACCAAGTTTCTTGCCGTCTACCCATGCTTCGATATGGGGAAGATTAGGGGTCTGGATTTCGATCGCGCGGCTCTCGGGATGCTGCAGTACGATTCGGATGGTGCGCTCGATCAATTGGTTCAGCGGCTCGCAGGCGAGATGCAGCGACTGACTTGTCTGGCTGAAGAGAAGCAGTGATTCAATCAGATCGGTCATGCCCTGCACTGCGTCTCGCACTTCGATCAATAGCTCCGCTCTCTCCTCGTTGCGTGTTTGCGCGAGGCTCATGAACTCTGCGTTTGCGTAAATGGCGGAGAGGTGATGGCGGAGATCGTGTGAGACGGAGCTGGCCATCCTACCGATGGTGGCAAGACGCTCGGATTCGATGAGCTCTCGATGCGTGCGCCTCAGTTCCTCTCGCATGCTGTCGAAGGTTTGCGACAGCTCGCGCACCTCGAGCGCACCGTCGGTGCTTAAGTAATAGTCGAAGTCACCTCGGCCAAGCGCGCGGGCTCCGGCAGCAAGTGTCTCGAGTGGGCGCGTGATGGTGCGTGCGATTGCTGCGGCGAGGACTAGCCCAATCAGCAATGAGGCCAAGCCCAGGGCGACAATCCAGCGGTTGACGCGACGCAGGTATTCGCTGGCGCGGTCATAGGACTTGAGCACGACGATTTGTACTTTGCTCTGACCCACTGCCGGAAGGGTGGAGACAGCGGCTATGTAGATTTCGTGATTTAGTTGAATTGTTCTGGGAGATGTTCCCAGTGCATCTATAGCCTGACGCTGCGAACTAAGATCGGCAGATGTCGTAGCAGGCAATGTTGTTGCGGAGATGGTTCCGTCAACGATGAAAGTGACTTCGGCTGCTGCGGCTTCGCTTACCTGGCTGGCTAGCTGGCTGTCGATGGCGTAGCCGATGATGACATAGCCTAGCTGCGAATCGTTTGCTGGTGGGCCAAAGTATAAGGGTTGGATGGATACAACATATAGATGTGGGCCGAATGAGACCATACAAGGGTCGTCCACTGCTGCCATACAGGCCTGGAGCCCTCGCGTTACAAGCGCGTTGTCGAGGCGAGGGCCACGGTTGGAGTAGGTGAAGAGCTTTCCGGTTTGACTTGTTAGGACGAAGAGATCGCTGCCGCTGATGTTCCAGAACTCCTGGCTGCCGTCCTGAATAGTTTGTGCATCCTGCGTGACCATAAGCGCCTTGAGGCTGGGGAGGTCGGCGAGCAGAGCGGCTTCGCGGGAGAGCATGGTGTCGCGTTGATGAGAGATGTTGCGGAAGGTGCCGAGCGAGTGGTCGAGGTCTGCGTTCAGGCCATTGTGAATCTGCTGCTGCACGCTGATTCGGATGATGAGCAGACACGTGGCCGTTAGCCCAAGTGATGCAGCCAGAAGCGAGACCATCAAGGTTGTGCGCATGCGCCAATGCTTCATGGGTCAACGTTCCCTCTGAGTGATTCAGGTCTGCGGTACGAATTTATATCCGACTCCGTGAACTGTGCGAAAGTAGACCGGATTTGCGGGGTCGGTTTCAAGCTTCTGGCGCAGCTTGAGGATTTGGTTATCCACGGTGCGGGTGGTGAGGTGGAAGCTGAGGCCCCAGACATCGCTGAGCAATTCCTCGCGGGCGATGGCGCGGCCGGCGTTTTCGAAAAAGAAGCGCAGCAACTTGAACTCATGCGCGGTGAGTGGGACTAGTGTGCCGCTTTTGTATATCTCCATCTTCGAGAAATCGACGGAGACATCGCCGAACCCAATGGGCATGCCCTCGACTTTTCTTCGTGTACGCCTGACGGCTGCCTGCACTCGTGCGAGAAGCTCGCGTGGACTGAAGGGCTTGGTCATGTAGTCGTCCGCGCCGGTTTCCAGCAAAAGCACCTTGTCGGCTACCTCAGTCACTGCGCTCAATACGATGACGGGAGTGTCGACCGACCACGACTTAATTTCTTTGCAGACGTTGCGGCCGGAGAGGCCGGGTAGCATGAGGTCCAGAACAACCGCTTCGGGACGTAGACGCTTGCAGGCAGCAAGACCCGACGGGCCGTCTCCTTCGATATGAACCTCATAGCTCTCGGCAACAAACAGGCGCTGCAATGCGCGCTGGATGCGGGGATCGTCTTCGATAACGAGTATCAGGCTCATGGTGCCACCTCGGTCTGATCGAGATATGGAAGACGCGCTGTACCTTCCGTATTCAGTTTCCCATCCAGGCGGGTGATGGTTCACTTGCAGCCGGGAGAATTGACAAAAAAGAGACAAAATTCCCGCGCTCCCGGGGCCCGTGTTGAGACAAACTATAGCTCAAACATGGGATTTTCGGTGGAGGGCGTGTTCTCCGGCAGTTTTCTGAAGACGATTCCCGCTGCGACGGCGAGAACTGCAATTATAAGCATTGCGGGAGAGTAGCCAAAGCGCACGATAGCAGTTCCCATCGTAAGCGAGGCGACAGCCTGGGCAATTCCGCTGACAAAGAACGTCGCCGCGGATGCGCCATTGTGTTCAGTGACAGGAATACGGTCCATCAAAAGACTATAGATGCCAGGCTCATTCATGTTCTGGGCGGCGACGTATATCCAGTAGATCGCCGCTGCCGATGCGGTCCCATGAGCGAAAGCAAGCATGCCCAGCGCAAATGCTGTTGAAAACTGTGTCAGCATCACTCCGGTGATCAGTCCGGCTTTGCGGAAGAGCAGCGGGACGGCAAGGACTGCGATGAACTGCGCGAGGCTTCCGGATGACATAACTGCTCCTGCTCTTTCAAGCGAGAAGCCCATGTGATGCACGAAATAGACATTTGCGAATGGAGCAAAGGAACCTGTGACCAGGCTCCAGAGTGCGATTGCAGGAAGGAATTTTCTCAGGAAAGGATTGGAGAAGCGCGGCAGGCTCACTTCAGAGGCTGCCGGGCGCAAAGTGAGACCGGATATCGGAATCAATGCAACTAACGCGCCAACACATGCGAACAGCAAAGTGGCTTGCTTGGCTTGTATGGGAGTGAGCGAGGTGAAGTGAAGCTTCTGGATCAATCCGGGCAGGCGACCCGCAGTAAACGAACCAAGCCCGGTCACTCCGATGCCGGATGCGAAGATCAGGCTAAAGGCGATGGGGCGCTCCTGTTCTGTTGTCAGCGCGGCGATGGAAGGTGAGAGGCAGACAGCCCAGAAGCACAGCGTGAGGCCGATGCATATTGCTAGGGCAAACTGCGCGATCTCCGCGACGATACAGGTGCGCAGAATGGAGAGGGTGACAGTCAGCAGTACCCCGACTGTGAGCGTGTGGCGAAGTCCGAAGCGCTGCGCAATGACTCCGAATGGGATGGTGCCTGCGATGCTGCCGACGGCAATGAGGCTGCCGATTACGCCAAGCGTGCGCTCTGTCATGCCAAGGTCGAGAAGATAGAGATTGAAGAGGAAAAAAAAGACGGAGAAGCCGAAGTTGAATAAACCTGCGCCAACGAAGAAGAGCCAGAACTGGCCGCGAGGAGCGTTTGCAAGCCACAGCCGGATTCGCTTCTTCAGCGAGAAGCCTTGTTCGTTAGGCGTGCAGGCAAGCTGCGTCATGTGAGTGACTGAGCGCAGTTTCGCGCTAGAAGATCAAGCTGATCCAGCGCTTGCGGAAGATCTGAGTAGCGAAGCTCGTAGCACTGAATGGTCGAGAGATATTCAAGCGCGTCGCGCTGGAGCTGGCTGATGGCTTCGGGGGGAAAGACATCGACGCTCTCGCGGAAGTAGTCCATAGCGATGTCTTTGCTGAATGGCCTCAGTTCGGCGGTGGAAGTGGGCTGCCGGTTGAGAAAGATGGCGCAGTGCGCGGCGGCCTCGTCTGCCGCTACGATGCTCGGCAGTTCAGAGACTGGGACTTCGATGGAGGGTTTGCCTTGAGCACGAGGAGTCAGACTGCGCCCATGCAGCTCTGGGAAGAGAGTCTTCGCCGATGGGCGAAATCGAAATTGGCGCGAATTGCCGACAAAATACGCGCGTCCGGCGTCGAGCAGAAGCTGGCTTCCGTCATCGGTGGTATAGGTCCAGCCGGCGCGTGCGCACGCGTAAGCTAGCGTCGATTTGCCCATGCCCGAAGGACCACAGAGCAACATGCCGCAGCCGTAGCGGCTGACACAGGCAGCATGAATAGGAACGACATATAACGTCGAGATCAGGACGAGGGTCGGTGCCTCGAGAAAGTGATAACGCAGGTAATTGCGATGACGGATTGATCCACGATTTACCCACATATAGGCAAAGCCTTCCCTGAGATCGCATAGCGCGTGATTGTGGGAGTCTGCAATGATGGAAAGTAGATGGCGTTGGGCGCGAACGACAGGCGCGGGTGGGCAGGCCACGAGGCCGCTGTCCCGCACGCCAACGTAGAGCCGCAGCGTAGGACGCATGTAGCGATGGCGCATACCTCCCCAGCTTTCAGCTGCGGCATCGAGCACTTCTTGTGAGTTGGTCGCAATCTCTACGGAGAAGCCGAGGGGGTAGAACGTGGCTTTGAGGTTCAAAGGAACTTTGCATTGCAGCGGATCATCATTGGGCATATCGACGTCCTGCTCTGCTAGCTCGGCTGCAACGATACTGCGCTCTTGCTCCAGTTCAATCATCAAAACCTCCGATTCAAATCGATTTGTGGTCCGTGATGCCAGTTAACGACTCAGTAGGAATATTTCAGGGCGAACTGGACGATGCGTGGGTTAGTTGTTGTGTTCGTGATGAAGCCAAAAGAACTGGAAGAGAGCTCGGTGGATGGATTGCCGAAGTTTGCAGTGTTGGTCATGTTGAAGAACTCCGCGCGAAACTGGAGATTGCCTAATTCTTTGACCGGGAACGTGCGGGTCGCAGCGAAGTCGATATTGCGCTGTGCAGGCCCGCGTATGTTGCCGACCCCACAGTTGCCGAAGAGTGTTGAGTTGGGATCGCCGCCTACGATGGGCGCGGTGGTAAATGCGGCAGAGTCGAAGTAGCCCTGAAGTAGCGAGAAGGTTGATCCCGATGCCTTGAGTGGCGCTCCGGTGCATTCAGCGCGCGAGAAGCCTGCGATGTTTCCGTAGATGGAGCCCGCGCGCATGTCTGTAATTACGAGCGGAGTTCCAGATTCGGCGACGGCAACAATGGAGAACCCCCATCCGGATAAGAGTTGTCGTGCCAGCGCCATCTGTAGAGCGGGCCTGGGCAGTGCGTAGGTGAGACTCAATACTCCACGGTTAGCGCGGTCGAAGTTACCAAGACCGCGTGCCTGTCGAGGATTGGTCTGGTCGTTGGTGACGAAGCCTAGTTCGAAGTTCGAGAGCGCTCCGGAGTCGCTGGTTACGTTCAACTCCTTCGACCATGTGTAGCTGCCGAGGAATTCAAGACCATGACTCAGTCTTTGTGTGACGCTGGTCTGCAATGAATTGTAGGCTGCGCTGAATGCGGTTTTAACGATGTATGAGCCGGGCGCGATGCCTTCAAACGGCAGACGCTGAACGACGTTTTCCACGGTGTTGGTGGTGGCACCGTTGACCGGATTCGAAGGGCTTGCAAGCAGCGCTTGGTTGAACTCGGTCTGCCCGGTCAGGTGCGTCGACGCGGAGCCGACGTAGCCCACCTCGAAGAGCGTGGAATGGCCGAGGCCATATTGAAGATTCAGGTTGTATTGCTGCACGTAAGAGTCGCGCAGGCGAGGCCATACCTCGGCGAGAAAGAGTCCGCCGCCGGGAACTCGCGGCAGGAAGAGTGGGAAACTGGCGGCTGGCGGCAGCGCGGGAACGTAGGGTTGCTGCAATGTTGCCGCGGCGTTTGCGGCACCTGCTTGAAATTGATCAAACGCATAGGGCGGCTGTGCGACCGTGGTCTCGGCGACATCTCCTGATGTCCGGTTGTAGTAGATACCGTAGCCGGAACGCAGAAGAAGATGGTGCTGCTCAGAGAGTCGCAGCGAAAATCCAAGACGAGGAGATATGTCGGTGTACGGCGTGGACCAGAGCCCTCGTGTTCCGGAACGGATGGCTCCGCCGGGAAGCGGGCCCTTGTAGTTCGCCGGCATAACGAAGCCGCTGAGAGACCCGTCATCTGGAACGGCCGCGGTTGCAATAGTGGGGTCGAAGGTTGGTAGGCGTCCTTGAATCTCTGAGGGGGCGCCGAAGATTTCGTAGCGTATGCCAGCGTTCACTGTAAGACGCTGGCTTATCTTGATGTCATCCTCCGCAAACCCTGCGTAGTCGGTGTAGCGTTCGTATTTGGGGAAGATGCCGGAGGATGCTGTCGCGGAAAAGACATTGCTGAATGCGCCGCCATTCTGAGCGGCACTCTCTCCAAGGAGCAGGTCTGCAAAGGTGTTGATGGAAAGAAAGCCGTCTTCAACAAATGGAACGTTGACATCGACCTGATGACGCTTGAATTCGATACCGGCACGCAGGGAGTGGCGGCCATGCGTGAAGGAGATGGTGTCTTGCCAGACATAGGTGTTGGTGTTCTGCCAATAGATCGGCTGGCCGGGCGTGCCGATGGTGAACAGGCCATTGACGGCAATGCCTGGGATTTCGGGAAGCGGTCCGGGTGTTGCAATCCCAATGGACGCGGCGGCGATTGGCTGTTGGACTTTGTTGAACCCGTCGAAACGCATGTAGCCGAGACGCGCGATGTTGATCAGGCTGGCGTGGAACGCATGAGTGTCCGACAGAACAAACATCGTGTTCTGGTCTAACTCGGATGTTCCCCAGCCTGGAATGTTTGGTCCGGAGCCAGCGAATGCTACGGTTGTTGGCGCGCGGGAATAGAAGAAACGACCCGACAACTGATTGACTGGAGACATTGCCTGATCAAGGTTGACGGTGAATTGGTCCTCGCGATATTGCGCGGGAATAGAGAAAGTGGATTCTCCAATAGGAATCTGCGAGTCTGTGGAAGGCAACAATGTTTGCGGGCTCGGGATTGCATACTTGCCACCGCTCGTTTTGTAGTTGAGCAGTGCAAGCGCGACTGGGTTGATATTGGACCCATCGCATGCGATTTGCGTGCCACCCGCAGAGGTGAGGTAGCCGGGGTTGCCGGGATAATTGGCAGGGCAGAACTGTGCGCCGAGTGTTGCGGCGGAGCGATCCGACGTTAGCTGCGGCAGAATAGCGGTCTGCAACGAACCAGACGCGTCCCCGTCGCGCTGGGTCGTGCCCTGATAGCCGAAGAAGAAAAATGTTTTGTTGTGGCGAATGGGTCCGCCAAGTGTGCCGCCAAACTGGTTTTGTTTGAGCACGGGGCGGGGTTGGGCATTCATCTTTGCAAAGAAGTCATTGGCGTTCAGCATGTCGTTGCGGAAGAACTCCCACAGGGAGCCGTGAATCTGGTTTGTTCCCGATTTGCTAATGACGTCTACGTTGGCTCCGGAGCCGCGACCGTACGCCGCATCGTAGCCGCCTGTCTGTACGTTGAATTCCTGAATGACATCGGGTGCTGGGATGGCCAAACCTACCTCAGATTGATAGCCCGAAGCGGAGTTCTGCGAAAGATTGTTGGCGTCGATGCCATTGAACTGGAAGTTATTGACTGTTGTGCCTCCGCCGTTTGCACTGACGTTCTGGTTATTGCGGCCAAGGCTGGCGGCATTGGGAATCTCCACTACGACTCCGGGAGAGAGCGCGAGAATCTGAGTGTAGTTTCGGTTGGCGAGCGGCAGAGCTTTGATTGTGGACTCGTCGACGACTCGACCCAGCGATGTCGTTTGCGGTTGGGTGACATCCACGTCTACGACGATGTCGACTTTGCCGGGGGGCAGGTGGAAGGAGACGCTGGTCACTTCACCGACGATGACCGGAATGCCGCGCTTCGCGCCATGATCGAATCCGTCGGCTTGAACCAGCACGGAATATGTTCCAGGGGAGAGATACGGGAGGCGAAAGTCTCCACGCGCGTCGACTGAAACCGATCGGGAAAGATGCGTCTGTTCGTTCAGAACGTCAATGCTTGCCTTTGTGATGACTGCGCCGGATGAGTCGTAGAGTGTGCCTGCAATTGCACCTGTTGCTGCATCCTGCGCGTGGGCTGTCGCTGTTGCGCATAGAGCAGCAGCGACAAGAAGTATCCGAATCTCCTGTCTGAGTATCTTCACTGGACTCACCTTGAGCAGATATGCCTGCTAACGAAGCAAGTGTAGGAAGATATGGCGCTCGTGGTTGTCAGCAAATTGTCCAAATTTAGTCATGTTTTGATGCGCTGATTGTTCGCGAAGCGGAAAGCGCACAGATGGGTACACCGTCGAAGCGAGCGCTTCAGTTGGGCCTACTTTTCAGCAGAAGGAAGAAGATTGTGAATTGACTGAGCGGCCAGCAGTCGTTTCCAACGCGACAACTCGATCATGTAACGCAAGTCTTCGACCAGGTGAAAGCGGAGACGGAAGAGCGTGAATCGAGCCTGGTAGAGCGCACGGCGCATCCGCTTCCACAAACTTTCGTTCTGCTCAGCCAGAGTAATCTGCGGCACTTTGCGCGGCGGGATGAGTCTATGGCGTCTCTTCACAAGCCATTGTATGTCTCCGCGCCCCAATTCCCCTTCGAGCAGCAGATACAGTTTGGTCCCTGGGAATTTTGAGAGGCAGGCACCATGCCCGTAGCAGTCGGCCCATAACTTTACGCCCGCAGGCAGGCAGTCAAGTGTCCATTTATTGAGCTGATCGGGAGCACGGCCACCAAAGAAGCGGCGCGACAGCAGGGTCGCCAAACCTATTGCTATCGCAGCGTCCCGCGTTGCCTGAGAGCGCTCGCGCACGCTCTCCCAAAGTGTTGAGTTATGTTCGTGTGTAGACACGAAACGCATATATTCGAGCAGCCACGAAAGACGAGTGCAGGGACTGCGCAGATGCGAAAGGATGTGCAGCGCTTGGATGATGAACTGATCTTCTGGAGCAAAGACAGGAAAGCTACGTCCATGCCATGTGCGCTGGACGATCCTGGCAAGCTGCGCATCGCACAGCAGCCAGCGCGGTGATCCTACACGTGCAAAGTGCAGTTCCACCCGGCGCTCTGGTCGCGGTTTGTAGTGGTCTTCTGTGCGCGCTGGTTTCGAAGCGCCTGCTTTGAACTCCCACGCGGATGCTG
This is a stretch of genomic DNA from Edaphobacter acidisoli. It encodes these proteins:
- a CDS encoding response regulator transcription factor, which produces MSLILVIEDDPRIQRALQRLFVAESYEVHIEGDGPSGLAACKRLRPEAVVLDLMLPGLSGRNVCKEIKSWSVDTPVIVLSAVTEVADKVLLLETGADDYMTKPFSPRELLARVQAAVRRTRRKVEGMPIGFGDVSVDFSKMEIYKSGTLVPLTAHEFKLLRFFFENAGRAIAREELLSDVWGLSFHLTTRTVDNQILKLRQKLETDPANPVYFRTVHGVGYKFVPQT
- a CDS encoding MFS transporter; protein product: MTQLACTPNEQGFSLKKRIRLWLANAPRGQFWLFFVGAGLFNFGFSVFFFLFNLYLLDLGMTERTLGVIGSLIAVGSIAGTIPFGVIAQRFGLRHTLTVGVLLTVTLSILRTCIVAEIAQFALAICIGLTLCFWAVCLSPSIAALTTEQERPIAFSLIFASGIGVTGLGSFTAGRLPGLIQKLHFTSLTPIQAKQATLLFACVGALVALIPISGLTLRPAASEVSLPRFSNPFLRKFLPAIALWSLVTGSFAPFANVYFVHHMGFSLERAGAVMSSGSLAQFIAVLAVPLLFRKAGLITGVMLTQFSTAFALGMLAFAHGTASAAAIYWIYVAAQNMNEPGIYSLLMDRIPVTEHNGASAATFFVSGIAQAVASLTMGTAIVRFGYSPAMLIIAVLAVAAGIVFRKLPENTPSTENPMFEL
- a CDS encoding nucleotidyltransferase family protein; amino-acid sequence: MGWSISVDERIADAVIASFTDSVERSRARLSAFSRKDWERAYLWLIASGMTLYFLDRLQTLGIEDSLPPITIAKFQQNLADNRRRNSALMEEFIAINCAFVQAGIRYANAKGFTLAPDYCPDSALRNQLDFDFLVDEKYLGCCRSILTAAGYVQSVESASAWEFKAGASKPARTEDHYKPRPERRVELHFARVGSPRWLLCDAQLARIVQRTWHGRSFPVFAPEDQFIIQALHILSHLRSPCTRLSWLLEYMRFVSTHEHNSTLWESVRERSQATRDAAIAIGLATLLSRRFFGGRAPDQLNKWTLDCLPAGVKLWADCYGHGACLSKFPGTKLYLLLEGELGRGDIQWLVKRRHRLIPPRKVPQITLAEQNESLWKRMRRALYQARFTLFRLRFHLVEDLRYMIELSRWKRLLAAQSIHNLLPSAEK
- a CDS encoding aldolase, translating into MIELEQERSIVAAELAEQDVDMPNDDPLQCKVPLNLKATFYPLGFSVEIATNSQEVLDAAAESWGGMRHRYMRPTLRLYVGVRDSGLVACPPAPVVRAQRHLLSIIADSHNHALCDLREGFAYMWVNRGSIRHRNYLRYHFLEAPTLVLISTLYVVPIHAACVSRYGCGMLLCGPSGMGKSTLAYACARAGWTYTTDDGSQLLLDAGRAYFVGNSRQFRFRPSAKTLFPELHGRSLTPRAQGKPSIEVPVSELPSIVAADEAAAHCAIFLNRQPTSTAELRPFSKDIAMDYFRESVDVFPPEAISQLQRDALEYLSTIQCYELRYSDLPQALDQLDLLARNCAQSLT
- a CDS encoding TonB-dependent receptor, which codes for MKILRQEIRILLVAAALCATATAHAQDAATGAIAGTLYDSSGAVITKASIDVLNEQTHLSRSVSVDARGDFRLPYLSPGTYSVLVQADGFDHGAKRGIPVIVGEVTSVSFHLPPGKVDIVVDVDVTQPQTTSLGRVVDESTIKALPLANRNYTQILALSPGVVVEIPNAASLGRNNQNVSANGGGTTVNNFQFNGIDANNLSQNSASGYQSEVGLAIPAPDVIQEFNVQTGGYDAAYGRGSGANVDVISKSGTNQIHGSLWEFFRNDMLNANDFFAKMNAQPRPVLKQNQFGGTLGGPIRHNKTFFFFGYQGTTQRDGDASGSLQTAILPQLTSDRSAATLGAQFCPANYPGNPGYLTSAGGTQIACDGSNINPVALALLNYKTSGGKYAIPSPQTLLPSTDSQIPIGESTFSIPAQYREDQFTVNLDQAMSPVNQLSGRFFYSRAPTTVAFAGSGPNIPGWGTSELDQNTMFVLSDTHAFHASLINIARLGYMRFDGFNKVQQPIAAASIGIATPGPLPEIPGIAVNGLFTIGTPGQPIYWQNTNTYVWQDTISFTHGRHSLRAGIEFKRHQVDVNVPFVEDGFLSINTFADLLLGESAAQNGGAFSNVFSATASSGIFPKYERYTDYAGFAEDDIKISQRLTVNAGIRYEIFGAPSEIQGRLPTFDPTIATAAVPDDGSLSGFVMPANYKGPLPGGAIRSGTRGLWSTPYTDISPRLGFSLRLSEQHHLLLRSGYGIYYNRTSGDVAETTVAQPPYAFDQFQAGAANAAATLQQPYVPALPPAASFPLFLPRVPGGGLFLAEVWPRLRDSYVQQYNLNLQYGLGHSTLFEVGYVGSASTHLTGQTEFNQALLASPSNPVNGATTNTVENVVQRLPFEGIAPGSYIVKTAFSAAYNSLQTSVTQRLSHGLEFLGSYTWSKELNVTSDSGALSNFELGFVTNDQTNPRQARGLGNFDRANRGVLSLTYALPRPALQMALARQLLSGWGFSIVAVAESGTPLVITDMRAGSIYGNIAGFSRAECTGAPLKASGSTFSLLQGYFDSAAFTTAPIVGGDPNSTLFGNCGVGNIRGPAQRNIDFAATRTFPVKELGNLQFRAEFFNMTNTANFGNPSTELSSSSFGFITNTTTNPRIVQFALKYSY
- a CDS encoding sensor histidine kinase, with translation MRTTLMVSLLAASLGLTATCLLIIRISVQQQIHNGLNADLDHSLGTFRNISHQRDTMLSREAALLADLPSLKALMVTQDAQTIQDGSQEFWNISGSDLFVLTSQTGKLFTYSNRGPRLDNALVTRGLQACMAAVDDPCMVSFGPHLYVVSIQPLYFGPPANDSQLGYVIIGYAIDSQLASQVSEAAAAEVTFIVDGTISATTLPATTSADLSSQRQAIDALGTSPRTIQLNHEIYIAAVSTLPAVGQSKVQIVVLKSYDRASEYLRRVNRWIVALGLASLLIGLVLAAAIARTITRPLETLAAGARALGRGDFDYYLSTDGALEVRELSQTFDSMREELRRTHRELIESERLATIGRMASSVSHDLRHHLSAIYANAEFMSLAQTRNEERAELLIEVRDAVQGMTDLIESLLLFSQTSQSLHLACEPLNQLIERTIRIVLQHPESRAIEIQTPNLPHIEAWVDGKKLGRAIYNLLLNACQAARAGSDPPLVLVGISEDDKTIRISITDSGPGVDNAIRQTLFQPFISAGKENGVGLGLTLAQHIAQEHGGEVKLEESQPGRTIFSIVLFKQALDALGRLTPKLATINNLNEQTGTAGSTETKPEFEQP